A stretch of the Aegilops tauschii subsp. strangulata cultivar AL8/78 chromosome 4, Aet v6.0, whole genome shotgun sequence genome encodes the following:
- the LOC109773092 gene encoding uncharacterized protein encodes MSNISPSFSAPTLLATSSSLRHFFPLAGSQSTKHAIPSTRPKPPMNRINITHFINFKLDPAANNYAQWTQKFYAILTKYDCAHHVDHESDPRLQDAKWRNDDLTIVLWFYATICDELYQVVREPENTAYTVWDKLYTFFRDNQPGWAVHIREELSATEQGDMTLAAYCNRIKALADALADAGEPVSDEMLTLQMIRGLNNRFHVLATTLPMHRPFPTFIQVRSLLLFEEINLNARDRAKGSSTITIGTNTGSSSTLGGSNNGNQGDRNAFSNTRPGHSAQPQQRPWMGYFAPWGAPFPFPRQPPHTQWAPRSVGGVLNPRPSAPTQGYSLLYSMASIFMPSPPSRHRFSVIDAAPGNTSSTPPPTMTSTWTMPRNRM; translated from the coding sequence ATGAGCAACATCTCTCCTTCTTTCAGCGCCCCCACCCTTCTGGCCACGTCCTCCTCCCTTCGTCATTTCTTTCCTCTCGCCGGCAGCCAGAGCACCAAGCATGCCATCCCCTCTACCCGTCCCAAGCCTCCTATGAACCGCATCAATATTACCCACTTCATCAATTTCAAGCTAGATCCCGCCGCAAACAACTATGCTCAGTGGACGCAGAAGTTCTACGCTATCCTCACCAAATACGACTGTGCCCACCATGTCGACCACGAGTCTGATCCTCGTCTTCAAGATGCCAAGTGGCGCAACGACGATCTGACCATTGTTTTGTGGTTCTATGCTACCATTTGCGATGAGCTCTATCAAGTGGTGAGGGAGCCGGAGAACACCGCGTATACTGTTTGGGACAAGTTGTACACCTTCTTCCGGGACAACCAGCCCGGATGGGCCGTCCACATCCGCGAAGAGTTAAGTGCCACTGAGCAAGGAGACATGACGCTGGCCGCCTACTGCAATCGGATTAAGGCCCTCGCTGACGCCCTCGCCGATGCGGGTGAACCAGTCAGCGATGAGATGTTGACATTGCAAATGATCCGAGGACTCAACAACCGCTTCCATGTGTTGGCAACTACTCTTCCCATGCACAGGCCTTTTCCTACCTTTATCCAGGTCCGTTCCCTGCTGTTGTTTGAAGAAATCAATCTTAATGCGCGTGACAGGGCCAAGGGATCCTCCACCATCACCATTGGCACCAACACCGGCTCCAGCTCCACCCTCGGTGGAAGCAACAATGGGAATCAAGGCGATCGCAACGCTTTTTCTAACACCCGGCCTGGACATTCGGCACAACCACAACAACGACCCTGGATGGGCTACTTTGCGCCATGGGGGGCGCCCTTCCCGTTTCCGAGGCAGCCGCCGCACACTCAGTGGGCCCCTCGAAGCGTCGGCGGCGTCCTCAACCCACGCCCATCTGCTCCAACTCAGGGATACTCGTTGCTCTACTCCATGGCATCCATCTTTATGCCGTCGCCTCCCTCGCGACACCGGTTCTCCGTGATCGACGCGGCGCCCGGCAACACAAGCTCcacccctcctccaacaatgactAGTACATGGACTATGCCGCGTAATCGCATGTGA